The Drosophila bipectinata strain 14024-0381.07 chromosome 2L, DbipHiC1v2, whole genome shotgun sequence genome has a segment encoding these proteins:
- the LOC108125891 gene encoding uncharacterized protein translates to MCPNLLMEKSLLPDCYIENQVILFSVLRTLQAEERPSESVDVQLRDRYDVFRQIRSSYPLPQNSTQDITIYVEGFENLTMTCLIPPPGDQSGEDVDTNGRCHMATMSGSATIPKSVLKEYLD, encoded by the coding sequence ATGTGTCCCAATTTACTAATGGAGAAAAGTCTATTGCCCGACTGTTATATCGAAAACCAGGTAATCCTCTTTTCTGTGCTCCGAACGCTCCAGGCGGAAGAGCGTCCCTCCGAGAGCGTGGATGTCCAGCTGCGCGATCGCTATGATGTGTTCCGTCAGATCCGGTCGAGCTATCCGTTGCCCCAAAACAGCACTCAGGATATCACCATATATGTGGAGGGTTTTGAAAATCTCACCATGACATGTTTGATACCACCACCTGGGGACCAGTCAGGTGAAGACGTGGATACGAACGGCCGCTGCCACATGGCGACCATGAGCGGGTCGGCCACCATACCGAAAAGTGTCCTCAAAGAATATTTGGACTAA
- the Lim3 gene encoding LIM/homeobox protein Lhx4 isoform X2: MELLKLMMFKSDFLSNGKCDDRVPPINLSQLPEFLLSTIPKCGGCHELILDRFILKVLERTWHAKCLQCSECHGQLNDKCFARNGQLFCKEDFFKSNRRYGTKCSACDMGIPPTQVVRRAQDNVYHLQCFLCAMCSRTLNTGDEFYLMEDRKLICKRDYEEAKAKGLYLDGSLDGDQPNKRPRTTITAKQLETLKTAYNNSPKPARHVREQLSQDTGLDMRVVQVWFQNRRAKEKRLKKDAGRTRWSQYFRSMKGNCSPRTDKFLDKDELKVDYDSFSHHDLSNDSYSTVNLGLDEGASPHSIRGSYMHGSSSPSQYPPSSRSPPPVGQGHTFGSYPDNIVYTNIDHAVGTNLHASKSHHRLHSSNNVSDLSNDSSPDQGYPDFPPSPDSWLGDSGSTNTTSANNNNNNANNSGSSGNNNNTGSNSNAGGGSGSVSAASNPPPGVHY, encoded by the exons ATGGAACTTTTGAAACTGATGATGTTCAAAAGTGACTTTCTGTCCAATGGCAAATGTGATGATCGCGTACCGCCGATTAATTTGAGTCAATTGCCAGAGTTTTTACTAT CTACAATCCCAAAGTGCGGCGGCTGTCACGAGCTGATCCTGGACAGGTTCATCCTGAAGGTGCTGGAGAGGACGTGGCATGCGAAATGTTTGCAGTGCAGCGAATGCCATGGCCAGTTGAACGACAAGTGCTTCGCGCGGAACGGCCAGCTCTTCTGCAAGGAGGACTTCTTCAAGT CGAACAGACGTTACGGTACAAAGTGTTCCGCTTGTGATATGGGCATACCGCCCACGCAGGTGGTGCGTCGGGCCCAGGACAACGTCTACCATCTGCAGTGCTTCCTTTGTGCCATGTGCTCCCGCACCCTCAACACCGGCGACGAGTTCTACCTGATGGAGGACCGCAAGCTCATCTGCAAGCGCGACTACGAGGAGGCCAAGGCCAAGG GTCTTTATCTGGATGGCTCGCTGGATGGAGACCAGCCCAATAAGAGACCCCGCACCACGATTACCGCCAAGCAGCTGGAGACCCTGAAAACCGCCTACAACAATAGCCCCAAGCCCGCCCGCCATGTACGTGAGCAGCTCTCCCAGGACACGGGCCTGGACATGAGAGTGGTGCAGGTGTGGTTCCAAAACAG gCGGGCCAAGGAGAAACGACTGAAAAAGGATGCGGGTCGCACACGTTGGAGCCAGTACTTCCGTTCGATGAAGGGCAACTGCTCGCCTCGGACCGACAAATTCCTTGACAAGGATGAGCTGAAGGTCGACTATGACAGCTTCAGTCATCATG ATTTAAGCAACGATAGCTATAGTACCGTCAATTTGGGCCTGGACGAGGGCGCTTCGCCCCACAGCATCCGGGGATCGTACATGCACGGCAGCTCCAGTCCATCGCAGTATCCGCCGAGCAGTCGGTCACCGCCGCCAGTGGGCCAGGGACACACCTTCGGCTCCTATCCGGATAACATCGTGTACACCAATATAG ATCATGCTGTGGGTACCAATCTGCATGCCAGCAAGTCGCACCATCGCCTGCACAGTAGCAACAATGTCTCGGATCTGAGCAACGATTCCAGTCCGGATCAAGGCTATCCAGATTTTCCGCCTAGCCCTGACTCCTGGCTGGGGGACTCCGGCAGTACTAACACTACCagcgccaacaacaacaataacaatgcgAACAACAGTGGCAgcagtggcaacaacaacaacactggcagcaacagcaacgcgGGCGGTGGTAGTGGCAGTGTAAGTGCCGCCTCCAATCCGCCTCCCGGAGTACATTACTGA
- the Lim3 gene encoding LIM/homeobox protein Lhx4 isoform X3 encodes MELLKLMMFKSDFLSNGKCDDRVPPINLSQLPEFLLSTIPKCGGCHELILDRFILKVLERTWHAKCLQCSECHGQLNDKCFARNGQLFCKEDFFKRYGTKCSACDMGIPPTQVVRRAQDNVYHLQCFLCAMCSRTLNTGDEFYLMEDRKLICKRDYEEAKAKGLYLDGSLDGDQPNKRPRTTITAKQLETLKTAYNNSPKPARHVREQLSQDTGLDMRVVQVWFQNRRAKEKRLKKDAGRTRWSQYFRSMKGNCSPRTDKFLDKDELKVDYDSFSHHDLSNDSYSTVNLGLDEGASPHSIRGSYMHGSSSPSQYPPSSRSPPPVGQGHTFGSYPDNIVYTNIDHAVGTNLHASKSHHRLHSSNNVSDLSNDSSPDQGYPDFPPSPDSWLGDSGSTNTTSANNNNNNANNSGSSGNNNNTGSNSNAGGGSGSVSAASNPPPGVHY; translated from the exons ATGGAACTTTTGAAACTGATGATGTTCAAAAGTGACTTTCTGTCCAATGGCAAATGTGATGATCGCGTACCGCCGATTAATTTGAGTCAATTGCCAGAGTTTTTACTAT CTACAATCCCAAAGTGCGGCGGCTGTCACGAGCTGATCCTGGACAGGTTCATCCTGAAGGTGCTGGAGAGGACGTGGCATGCGAAATGTTTGCAGTGCAGCGAATGCCATGGCCAGTTGAACGACAAGTGCTTCGCGCGGAACGGCCAGCTCTTCTGCAAGGAGGACTTCTTCAA ACGTTACGGTACAAAGTGTTCCGCTTGTGATATGGGCATACCGCCCACGCAGGTGGTGCGTCGGGCCCAGGACAACGTCTACCATCTGCAGTGCTTCCTTTGTGCCATGTGCTCCCGCACCCTCAACACCGGCGACGAGTTCTACCTGATGGAGGACCGCAAGCTCATCTGCAAGCGCGACTACGAGGAGGCCAAGGCCAAGG GTCTTTATCTGGATGGCTCGCTGGATGGAGACCAGCCCAATAAGAGACCCCGCACCACGATTACCGCCAAGCAGCTGGAGACCCTGAAAACCGCCTACAACAATAGCCCCAAGCCCGCCCGCCATGTACGTGAGCAGCTCTCCCAGGACACGGGCCTGGACATGAGAGTGGTGCAGGTGTGGTTCCAAAACAG gCGGGCCAAGGAGAAACGACTGAAAAAGGATGCGGGTCGCACACGTTGGAGCCAGTACTTCCGTTCGATGAAGGGCAACTGCTCGCCTCGGACCGACAAATTCCTTGACAAGGATGAGCTGAAGGTCGACTATGACAGCTTCAGTCATCATG ATTTAAGCAACGATAGCTATAGTACCGTCAATTTGGGCCTGGACGAGGGCGCTTCGCCCCACAGCATCCGGGGATCGTACATGCACGGCAGCTCCAGTCCATCGCAGTATCCGCCGAGCAGTCGGTCACCGCCGCCAGTGGGCCAGGGACACACCTTCGGCTCCTATCCGGATAACATCGTGTACACCAATATAG ATCATGCTGTGGGTACCAATCTGCATGCCAGCAAGTCGCACCATCGCCTGCACAGTAGCAACAATGTCTCGGATCTGAGCAACGATTCCAGTCCGGATCAAGGCTATCCAGATTTTCCGCCTAGCCCTGACTCCTGGCTGGGGGACTCCGGCAGTACTAACACTACCagcgccaacaacaacaataacaatgcgAACAACAGTGGCAgcagtggcaacaacaacaacactggcagcaacagcaacgcgGGCGGTGGTAGTGGCAGTGTAAGTGCCGCCTCCAATCCGCCTCCCGGAGTACATTACTGA
- the Lim3 gene encoding LIM/homeobox protein Lhx4 isoform X4: protein MATIPKCGGCHELILDRFILKVLERTWHAKCLQCSECHGQLNDKCFARNGQLFCKEDFFKSNRRYGTKCSACDMGIPPTQVVRRAQDNVYHLQCFLCAMCSRTLNTGDEFYLMEDRKLICKRDYEEAKAKGLYLDGSLDGDQPNKRPRTTITAKQLETLKTAYNNSPKPARHVREQLSQDTGLDMRVVQVWFQNRRAKEKRLKKDAGRTRWSQYFRSMKGNCSPRTDKFLDKDELKVDYDSFSHHDLSNDSYSTVNLGLDEGASPHSIRGSYMHGSSSPSQYPPSSRSPPPVGQGHTFGSYPDNIVYTNIDHAVGTNLHASKSHHRLHSSNNVSDLSNDSSPDQGYPDFPPSPDSWLGDSGSTNTTSANNNNNNANNSGSSGNNNNTGSNSNAGGGSGSVSAASNPPPGVHY, encoded by the exons ATGG CTACAATCCCAAAGTGCGGCGGCTGTCACGAGCTGATCCTGGACAGGTTCATCCTGAAGGTGCTGGAGAGGACGTGGCATGCGAAATGTTTGCAGTGCAGCGAATGCCATGGCCAGTTGAACGACAAGTGCTTCGCGCGGAACGGCCAGCTCTTCTGCAAGGAGGACTTCTTCAAGT CGAACAGACGTTACGGTACAAAGTGTTCCGCTTGTGATATGGGCATACCGCCCACGCAGGTGGTGCGTCGGGCCCAGGACAACGTCTACCATCTGCAGTGCTTCCTTTGTGCCATGTGCTCCCGCACCCTCAACACCGGCGACGAGTTCTACCTGATGGAGGACCGCAAGCTCATCTGCAAGCGCGACTACGAGGAGGCCAAGGCCAAGG GTCTTTATCTGGATGGCTCGCTGGATGGAGACCAGCCCAATAAGAGACCCCGCACCACGATTACCGCCAAGCAGCTGGAGACCCTGAAAACCGCCTACAACAATAGCCCCAAGCCCGCCCGCCATGTACGTGAGCAGCTCTCCCAGGACACGGGCCTGGACATGAGAGTGGTGCAGGTGTGGTTCCAAAACAG gCGGGCCAAGGAGAAACGACTGAAAAAGGATGCGGGTCGCACACGTTGGAGCCAGTACTTCCGTTCGATGAAGGGCAACTGCTCGCCTCGGACCGACAAATTCCTTGACAAGGATGAGCTGAAGGTCGACTATGACAGCTTCAGTCATCATG ATTTAAGCAACGATAGCTATAGTACCGTCAATTTGGGCCTGGACGAGGGCGCTTCGCCCCACAGCATCCGGGGATCGTACATGCACGGCAGCTCCAGTCCATCGCAGTATCCGCCGAGCAGTCGGTCACCGCCGCCAGTGGGCCAGGGACACACCTTCGGCTCCTATCCGGATAACATCGTGTACACCAATATAG ATCATGCTGTGGGTACCAATCTGCATGCCAGCAAGTCGCACCATCGCCTGCACAGTAGCAACAATGTCTCGGATCTGAGCAACGATTCCAGTCCGGATCAAGGCTATCCAGATTTTCCGCCTAGCCCTGACTCCTGGCTGGGGGACTCCGGCAGTACTAACACTACCagcgccaacaacaacaataacaatgcgAACAACAGTGGCAgcagtggcaacaacaacaacactggcagcaacagcaacgcgGGCGGTGGTAGTGGCAGTGTAAGTGCCGCCTCCAATCCGCCTCCCGGAGTACATTACTGA
- the LOC108126040 gene encoding uncharacterized protein, with amino-acid sequence MSDINLAAYDAFRRDLAGIFKTFSAYTQTDFTKEVGTDTKVDLESASESQLSKLYDLDLEKD; translated from the coding sequence ATGTCGGACATCAATTTGGCTGCCTACGATGCCTTCCGCCGCGATCTGGCCGGAATCTTCAAGACCTTCAGCGCCTACACTCAGACCGATTTTACTAAGGAAGTTGGCACCGACACCAAAGTAGACTTGGAGTCTGCTTCCGAAAGTCAACTATCAAAACTCTATGATCTAGATTTGGAAAAAGATTAG
- the LOC108126039 gene encoding uncharacterized protein, which yields MDGRTSSEPDDWHPDRVTLRRRKSCPSEGIRPLERNQDTPLRRSESEPNLDSNVARGLVALQSVAQQGSGDSSSLRTLGSSEEPGDSSSLRTLDARPSTTSGFGISVTESQTSGYTTESSYQTPTGYALLSESSSYASIGNHHGLPPSNFQRDIHVPIDIPPTEEETQSIHENLRDLLTTELALISQDDASVVYLIAYHYM from the coding sequence ATGGATGGAAGAACCTCGTCTGAACCGGATGATTGGCATCCGGATAGAGTGACTTTGCGTCGCCGTAAAAGCTGTCCCAGCGAGGGAATCCGACCGCTCGAAAGAAATCAAGACACTCCTCTGCGACGATCTGAATCTGAACCGAATTTGGACTCCAACGTAGCCAGAGGTTTGGTGGCTCTACAGTCAGTTGCCCAACAGGGATCGGGTGACAGTTCGTCTCTGAGAACACTGGGCTCTTCCGAGGAGCCGGGTGACAGTTCGTCTCTGAGAACCCTGGATGCGAGACCGTCCACGACCAGCGGCTTCGGAATCTCAGTTACGGAATCTCAGACCTCTGGCTACACCACGGAGAGTAGCTACCAAACACCCACAGGATATGCCCTGCTGTCGGAATCCAGTTCCTATGCCAGCATCGGAAACCACCATGGGCTACCTCCATCGAACTTTCAGCGAGATATTCATGTCCCCATCGATATCCCACCCACTGAGGAGGAGACCCAGTCTATTCACGAGAATCTAAGGGATTTGCTGACCACCGAACTGGCTCTCATCAGCCAGGACGACGCATCAGTCGTCTATTTGATCGCATACCATTACATGTAG